Proteins encoded within one genomic window of Aspergillus nidulans FGSC A4 chromosome VII:
- a CDS encoding uncharacterized protein (transcript_id=CADANIAT00008071), whose protein sequence is MPAGIFNSTYYGKDYRAGAALLRARRPYLFKNAATGLGLCMFTIGVYAYTIRAVGQDEFSDVKVPDAPAAAPQQSKQ, encoded by the exons ATGCCAGCCGGAAT TTTCAACTCCACATACTACGGTAAAGACTACCGTGCCGGTGCTGCTCTTCTCCGTGCGCGCCGGCCATATCTCTTCAAGAATGCCGCGACCGGACTTGGCCTTTGCATGTTCACAATCGGTGTCT ACGCATACACAATTCGCGCTGTCGGCCAGGATGAGTTCTCTGACGTTAAAGTTCCCGACGCCCCCGCCGCCGCGCCACAACAGTCAAAGCAATGA
- a CDS encoding RNA-processing protein PTA1 (transcript_id=CADANIAT00008072), whose amino-acid sequence MAQSGDQVTDQIAQLNAARNLVLGDAAFYPQIVNGVLPIIGAHARVELRRWGTEFLAETFASPAFATAPKEQLAINVLQTVRSILELPEGDQLVLQNITQTAASLYPLVFRHIINHPEDKQSWEHIEAIKQDLLRRWDSFPCPVKVCCIKFAQRVVLTQTHGPIADPRRPDKNETSLAIVPRNHAILSLPNLEAESSGLLDRILSIFQEDASDPVLVNATLNCLAVVIRTRQSIGNKIINAILNFFPARHMRLPVTPAVRIGVKSMERTARAVFINIMKRNPSHPLAGKMQQHIERLMQSRIEQVDDTSRKRGLPTEPTDGLDAAKRARLDAETPPIIKVPPLPPGRISFAQLFTLTEDSGLSSFDVKQLPADLVVKIAVPLLARVDQSLLGQAVDAIRMRYQTVQKQQMTQPQLAAEEDDDDYEPEYQPMDIPASAADETGAVLAAVQEEQTDLVSLGPFVLPRPPPLTEEQAAEAGRSAVARVFGMLGSTTLTPNPVKGQGQRLGFSRLAGSTFDRDAWVTLLTRLATRAPAGLEGPKQETDSLGRKKPTISDTIRESLYRYILEDFRGRVNIGIMWLNEEWYNDRLQMKVASSNRTDEDEEISVPLHYDHWVLRLLDGFLPYLDSRDNKVFIRFLSEIPEVTIHIAKRIASLAKDPERVNLCVQSFMYLIMFRPPAREICLDALEEVYQNYEESRPSAGKVLSRWRPQRVEQLQAEQTTLVNRTVDNTTITNGSRDPRTAHVAAS is encoded by the exons ATGGCTCAGTCGGGGGACCAGGTCACCGATCAGATCGCGCAGCTGAATGCTGCCCGTAATCTCGTCCTAGGAGACGCCGCTTTTTATCCTCAGATCGTCAACGGAGTCCTTCCGATTATTGGTGCGCACGCGCGAGTGGAATTGCGACGATGGGGAACCGAGTTCCTGGCCGAGACGTTCGCCAGTCCAGCGTTCGCTACGGCCCCGAAGGAACAGTTGGCGATCAATGTGTTGCAGACGGTACGGAGCATATTGGAACTGCCAGAAGGGGATCAATTGGTCTTGCAGAATATTACCCAGACAGCCGCCAGTCTATATCCCCTGGTTTTTAGGCATAT CATCAACCATCCGGAAGACAAGCAATCCTGGGAGCATATCGAAGCAATCAAACAGGATCTCCTGCGAAGGTGGGACTCGTTCCCATGCCCCGTCAAAGTTTGCTGCATCAAATTCGCCCAACGGGTCGTCCTCACACAAACGCATGGCCCGATAGCGGACCCCAGG CGACCCGACAAGAATGAAACATCCCTAGCGATAGTTCCTCGAAACCACGCCATTCTCTCTCTCCCCAATCTAGAAGCAGAATCCTCCGGGCTATTAGATAGGATCCTATCCATTTTCCAGGAAGACGCAAG TGATCCCGTCCTTGTGAATGCGACGTTGAACTGCCTAGCAGTCGTCATCCGAACGCGACAGTCCATTGGCAACAAGATCATCAATGCTATCCTTAACTTCTTTCCCGCACGACACATGCGCTTGCCGGTGACACCTGCGGTCCGAATCGGAGTCAAATCTATGGAAAGGACAGCTCGGGCTGTATTTATAAATATTATGAAGAG GAATCCGAGCCACCCTCTCGCGGGTAAGATGCAGCAACATATTGAGCGACTCATGCAATCCCGCATAGAGCAAGTTGATGATACCTCACGGAAACGAGGATTGCCGACTGAACCAACTGATGGCTTGGATGCCGCTAAACGGGCAAggcttgatgctgagacACCACCAATCATCAAAGTGCCACCTCTTCCCCCAGGTCGGATCAGCTTTGCCCAGCTGTTTACTCTAACTGAGGACTCTGGCCTCTCTTCGTTCGATGTGAAACAGTTACCCGCGGACCTCGTAGTCAAGATCGCTGTGCCTTTATTAGCGCGAGTGGACCAGTCACTATTGGGccaggctgttgat GCTATCCGGATGCGATACCAAACAGTTCAGAAGCAACAAATGACCCAACCGCAGCTGGCcgctgaggaagacgatgatgactacgagcctgaataccAGCCTATGGACATTCCAGCGTCAGCGGCGGACGAAACTGGGGCGGTATTAGCTGCTGTGCAAGAGGAGCAGACTGATCTCGTGTCTTTGGGACCATTTGTTTTGCCACGTCCCCCTCCTCTGACTGAGGagcaagcagcggaagccGGCCGAAGTGCCGTGGCAAGAGTCTTCGGCATGTTAGGGTCAACTACGTTGACCCCGAATCCCGTAAAAGGTCAGGGGCAACGACTGGGTTTCTCCAGATTGGCAGGTAGCACATTCGATCGTGACGCATGGGTAACTTTACTCACCCGGCTTGCAACTCGAGCTCCGGCTGGGTTAGAGGGACCGAAGCAGGAAACAGACAGTTTGGGCAGGAAGAAGCCCACGATATCAGATACAATACGAGAATCTCTCTATCGCTATATACTTGAAGACTTCCGGGGCCGAGTCAACATTGGCATTATGTGGCTGAACGAGGAGTGGTATAACGACCGCCTTCAGATGAAGGTTGCTTCTTCTAATCGAaccgacgaagatgaggagatttcGGTGCCGCTGCATTACGATCATTGGGTCCTGCGGCTACTGGACGGGTTCTTACCGTACCTGGACTCTCGCGATAATAAAGTCTTCATTAGATTTCTAAGTGAAATCCCCGAAGTGACGATCCACATCGCCAAACGCATCGCTAGTCTTGCTAAGGACCCGGAGAGAGTAAACCTCTGCGTTCAATCCTTTAT GTACCTGATAATGTTCCGCCCTCCAGCACGAGAAATCTGTCTCGATGCCCTAGAGGAAGTTTATCAAAATT ATGAGGAATCCCGTCCTTCCGCTGGTAAGGTCCTGTCTCGATGGCGGCCGCAAAGAGTTGAACAGCTCCAAGCCGAGCAAACAACCCTAGTCAACCGCACAGTCGATaacacaacaatcacaaACGGTTCCAGAGACCCAAGAACCGCACACGTTGCAGCTTCCTGA
- a CDS encoding putative MFS transporter (transcript_id=CADANIAT00008073), with the protein MLQKDGQQLPSAKPASALELAIFSSDSPPLQHSNAEGSPTLPEWVRLESRIRRKTDLRLCSIAGILCSLNLLDSGILASASVTTLLSDLDLQGQRYSVSIFIFTVASIVFQLPCTVAVRYVGPRLWFATITFCFGLITLCTAFVQTWRQMIAVRILLGIFMSGIYPGLTYLVSTWYTRQEQQLRFAFLQSGEVAALATGYIVNYGLNQLHGKAGLEGWRWMYLVQGLITCVIGIATYWWMVDFPENARKSFHFLTETEAKVAVQRIQADRGDVVLDPFEWRKVLVNFTDPKLYGFACMYFCLNIVSTSLNYFLPQIIESGLGFSSNESILLSTPPYYWAVLPVLLTSLIGDTFRIRGPLITFNALCLIAGYLMFGLPSSTQVTVRYVGTFLATGAYVSNWAALNAFMANNIVGQWKRATTAAAVAACNGLGSIAGSYIVRQSEAPEYQTAVWVSIGVLYTKYKADREGAPEHGWVPVYILVDNDDIQPESKEWPSI; encoded by the exons ATGCTCCAAAAAGATGGCCAGCAGTTGCCATCTGCGAAGCCCGCCTCTGCCCTCGAGCTGGCAATATTTTCCAGTGACTCACCACCTCTTCAGCACAGCAATGCGGAAGGATCGCCAACTCTACCAGAATGGGTGCGTCTAGAGTCTAGAATTCGCCGCAAAACAGATCTGCGCCTCTGCTCTATCGCCGGAATCCTCTGCAGTCTCAATCTGCTGGACTCGGGCATCCTCGCCTCCGCCTCAGTAACGACATTGCTATCCGACCTCGACTTGCAGGGCCAGCGCTACTCTGTTTCAATTTTCATCTTCACCGTCGCCAGCATCGTCTTTCAGCTCCCCTGCACTGTTGCCGTGCGCTATGTCGGCCCGCGGCTCTGGTTCGCGACTATCACGTTCTGCTTCGGTCTCATCACCCTATGCACAGCATTCGTGCAAACCTGGCGCCAGATGATCGCCGTCCGCATTCTGCTCGGAATCTTCATGTCTGGCATATACCCTGGTTTGACATACCTCGTTAGCACTTGGTACACGAGGCAAGAGCAGCAGTTGCGTTTTGCATTCCTGCAGTCGGGTGAAGTTGCAGCCCTGGCGACAGGTTACATCGTCAATTACGGCTTGAATCAGCTGCACGGTAAAGCTGGGCTCGAAGGCTGGCGTTGGATGTACCTCGTTCAGGGACTTATCACCTGCGTTATTGGGATTGCGACatactggtggatggttGATTTCCCCGAAAATGCGCGAAAGAGCTTCCACTTTCTTACAGAGACGGAGGCGAAGGTTGCAGTGCAGCGCATCCAGGCTGACCGCGGGGATGTCGTTCTCGACCCCTTCGAATGGCGAAAGGTCCTTGTCAACTTCACGGACCCAAAACTATACGGCTTTGCGTGCATGTACTTTTGTCTGAATATCGTCTCCACGTCACTCAATTATTTCCTCCCCCAAATCATCGAGTCGGGATTAGGTTTCTCGAGCAATGAGTCCATCCTCCTTTCCACTCCG CCCTACTACTGGGCCGTCCTACCTGTCCTGCTCACCTCTCTGATCGGCGACACATTCCGCATCCGCGGACCATTAATCACATTCAACGCCCTGTGCCTGATAGCCGGGTACCTAATGTTCGGCCTCCCCTCTTCTACCCAAGTAACAGTACGCTATGTTGGCACGTTCCTCGCAACCGGCGCGTATGTCTCCAACTGGGCGGCCCTCAACGCATTTATGGCGAACAATATCGTAGGCCAGTGGAAGCGCGCGACAACTGCTGCAGCGGTGGCAGCTTGTAATGGGCTCGGCTCCATTGCAGGGAGTTATATCGTGCGGCAATCTGAAGCACCGGAGTATCAGACAGCGGTTTGGGTTTCAATTGG GGTTCTATATACAAAGTACAAGGCAGACCGGGAGGGCGCTCCAGAACACG GTTGGGTTCCGGTATACATACTAGTGG ACAATGATGATATACAACCTGAGTCCAAAGAATGGCCATCAATATAA
- a CDS encoding uncharacterized protein (transcript_id=CADANIAT00008074) yields the protein MVEFIPPPDPRDLLPPLLACLPTAFVSQKPPPALLPLLSPILRQRVQILSSVSTSSSESWLRLLCWDSEKGERLQSLIDGASFEPHPVSGEIELPDDIPVTYRRLDEETLQSRVLIPEYELKVVYLWCPKEESPGWRIAEVLPHQGLGEDDGVWSSTIGDANTHAKEKLVEDALKAAERDDHIAPQEEDDDDDDYWARYDATPGRTPSVKNSAPPALTSMLQHHGPSESSYFSQYDDVQPVMDNHDPDEEHPELGPSSLGGDILTELAKRNTDSESHEHMNQTNGASLNHPRPESATSSNPEAVSRLEQEAENQSAYEIGVKQHIGSNIKSLFRLAKATGISRADFQSLVKTELDLLNLSDDD from the coding sequence ATGGTTGAATTTATCCCACCTCCCGATCCCCGTGACCTTCTGCCTCCGCTGCTAGCATGTCTTCCAACGGCGTTTGTCTCTCAGAAACCCccgccagctcttcttccgctctTATCACCCATTCTACGCCAGAGAGTTCAGATTCTTAGTTCAGTGTCGACTTCGTCGAGTGAGTCATGGCTTCGGCTACTATGCTGGGATTCAGAAAAGGGTGAGCGCCTCCAATCTCTGATCGATGGTGCGAGCTTCGAGCCTCACCCGGTGTCTGGAGAAATTGAGCTGCCCGATGATATCCCGGTGACATACAGAAggctggacgaggagacACTCCAATCACGCGTGCTTATACCGGAATATGAGCTTAAAGTCGTGTATCTTTGGTGCCCGAAGGAGGAGTCTCCGGGTTGGCGCATTGCCGAAGTCCTTCCTCACCAAGGTCTGGGAGAAGACGACGGGGTCTGGTCGTCTACTATCGGGGATGCGAACACACATGCGAAGGAGAAGTTGGTAGAGGATGCGTTGAAAGCAGCGGAGAGGGATGATCACATAGCACCtcaggaggaagacgacgatgacgatgactaCTGGGCTCGATACGATGCCACACCCGGACGCACTCCTTCAGTGAAGAATTCTGCTCCGCCTGCGTTGACGTCTATGCTGCAACACCACGGCCCATCTGAATCATCCTACTTCTCCCAATATGACGATGTGCAGCCTGTGATGGACAATCATGACCCAGATGAAGAACACCCGGAGCTTGGACCGTCTTCACTTGGTGGAGATATACTCACGGAACTTGCCAAACGGAATACCGACTCAGAGTCTCATGAACATATGAATCAGACAAACGGAGCGTCATTAAACCACCCCCGACCGGAATCCGCGACGTCTTCAAACCCAGAGGCAGTCTCAAGACTCGAGCAGGAAGCTGAGAACCAGTCTGCATACGAGATAGGAGTGAAGCAACACATCGGCTCCAATATTAAGAGCTTGTTCCGCCTCGCCAAAGCGACGGGTATCTCTCGAGCCGATTTCCAATCCCTAGTCAAGACCGAGCTGGATCTCTTGAATTTGTCTGACGACGACTGA
- the pmt4 gene encoding dolichyl-phosphate-mannose-protein mannosyltransferase (transcript_id=CADANIAT00008075) — MSSSPSLRKRGGKREDTPVPSDRSFAPSASQLGAASRSSEWDYRLAITILTVLAFITRFYKISYPDQVVFDEVHFGKFASYYLRRTYFFDVHPPFAKLLLAFTGWLVGYDGHFLFENIGDSYIDNKVPYVALRAMPAVLGALTIPVVFLIMWESGYSLPACVLASGLVLFDNAHVGEDRLILLDSTLVITMALSILCYIRFYKLRHEPFGRKWWKWLLLTGVSLSCVISTKYVGVFTFVTIGSAVMVDLWNLLDIRRQGGALTMFEWTKHFAARFFSLIVVPFFFYLFWFQVHFAILTHSGPGDDFMTPAFQETLSDNAMAAQSVSIEYFDTITMRHKDTKVFLHSHSDTYPLRYDDGRISSQGQQVTGYPYNDTNNHWQIIPTVPLDETDEKSRKVRNGDIVQLRHVATDTILLTHDVASPYYPTNQEFTTVSHELADGKRHNDTLFEIRVEHGKSKQEFRTLSSQFKLVHVPTKVAMWTHTTPLPDWAYKQAEINGNKNVLQSSNIWYVEAIESLEEDSPRLKKEERKVKHLPFWRKYIELQRAMFFHNNALTSSHPYASEPFQWPFLLRGVSFWTKSDTREQIYFLGNPVGWWISSSLLAVFAGVIGADQLSLRRGVDAVEEIWGPGSRSRLYNSTGFLFLCWAAHYFPFWLMGRQRFLHHYLPAHVASALVTGALIEFIFNIQPISVPATIPVAADDPTGKGKTRRFVTARERMGVKSIVAGWIASLTILAATIWGFWFFAPLTYGTPGLDVAQVNARKWLGYDLHFAK; from the exons ATGTCTTCATCGCCCTCTCTGCGTAAGAGGGGCGGCAAGAGAGAGGACACCCCGGTGCCCTCTGACCGTTCTTTCgctccttcagcttcacAATTGGGCGCAGCATCGCGCTCGTCAGAATGGGATTATCGGCTGGCCATTACCATTCTGACCGTGCTAGCTTTTATCACTCGATTCTATAAGATTTCCTACCCTGATCAAGTTGTTTTTGACGAGGTGCATTTTGGAAAG TTTGCGTCTTACTATCTACGACGAACGTACTTCTTTGATGTTCATCCTCCGTTTGCCAAACTCCTGCTCGCCTTCACCGGCTGGCTAGTGGGCTATGACGGCCACTTCCTGTTTGAAAACATCGGCGACTCATACATTGACAACAAGGTCCCCTATGTCGCCCTCCGTGCTATGCCCGCCGTCCTTGGTGCCCTCACGATCCCCGTGGTATTCCTGATTATGTGGGAGTCAGGTTACTCCCTGCCGGCTTGTGTTTTGGCCTCGGGTCTAGTCCTATTTGACAATGCCCATGTTGGTGAGGATCGATTGATCTTGCTAGACTCGACTCTGGTCATCACTATGGCCCTGAGCATCTTGTGCTACATCCGGTTCTATAAGCTACGCCACGAGCCCTTTGGGCGAAAGTGGTGGAAGTGGCTTCTCCTGACCGGTGTGTCTCTGAGTTGTGTCATCTCCACCAAGTACGTGGGTGTGTTCACCTTCGTCACTATCGGCTCGGCTGTCATGGTTGATTTGTGGAATCTGCTGGACATCAGACGACAAGGCGGCGCTCTCACCATGTTTGAATGGACCAAGCACTTTGCggctcgcttcttctctctcaTTGTTGTCCCGTTTTTCTTCTACCTCTTCTGGTTCCAGGTCCACTTCGCTATCCTGACGCATTCCGGCCCTGGCGATGATTTCATGACACCTGCTTTCCAAGAGACATTGAGTGACAACGCCATGGCAGCGCAATCGGTCAGTATCGAATACTTCGACACCATCACTATGCGCCACAAAGATACCAAGGTATTCTTGCACAGTCATTCCGATACCTATCCACTGCGCTATGATGATGGCCGTATCTCCAGCCAGGGCCAGCAGGTGACCGGGTACCCCTACAACGATACCAACAATCACTGGCAAATCATTCCCACCGTTCCTTTGGACGAAACTGATGAGAAGAGCCGCAAAGTGCGCAACGGTGATATCGTCCAGCTTCGCCATGTGGCTACCGACACTATTCTCCTCACCCATGACGTAGCCTCGCCTTATTACCCTACCAATCAGGAATTCACTACAGTTTCGCACGAGCTAGCCGATGGAAAGAGACATAACGACACATTGTTTGAGATCAGGGTTGAGCATGGCAAATCTAAGCAGGAATTCCGGACTCTGTCCAGTCAGTTCAAGCTGGTTCACGTACCCACCAAAGTCGCAATGTGGACCCATACAACCCCTCTGCCGGATTGGGCTTATAAGCAAGCCGAGATTAACGGTAACAAAAACGTCTTGCAGAGCAGCAACATTTGGTATGTGGAGGCTATTGAGTCTTTAGAAGAGGATAGCCCTCGTCtcaagaaggaagagcgcAAGGTCAAGCATTTGCCGttctggaggaagtacaTTGAGCTTCAGCGTGCCATGTTCTTCCACAACAACGCCCTCACCAGCAGCCACCCATACGCGAGCGAGCCGTTCCAGTGGCCGTTCCTTCTCCGCGGTGTCAGCTTCTGGACAAAGAGTGACACCCGCGAGCAGATCTACTTCCTGGGTAACCCTGTTGGATGGTGGATCTCCAGCAGTCTTTTAGCTGTGTTCGCCGGTGTCATCGGCGCTGACCAGCTCTCTCTCCGCCGCGGTGTCGATGCTGTCGAAGAAA TTTGGGGTCCGGGCTCCCGCTCCCGATTGTACAACAGCACgggcttcctcttcctctgctggGCCGCCCACTACTTCCCCTTTTGGCTCATGGGTCGCCAACGTTTCCTGCACCACTACCTCCCTGCGCATGTCGCGTCAGCACTCGTGACTGGCGCCCTGATTGAATTCATATTCaacatccagcccatctcCGTTCCAGCAACCATTCCCGTAGCCGCGGATGATCCCACTGGCAAGGGCAAAACCCGACGCTTCGTCACTGCCCGGGAACGCATGGGCGTCAAGTCCATTGTCGCCGGCTGGATTGCGTCCCTTACCATCCTAGCAGCTACTATCTGGGGCTTCTGGTTCTTTGCGCCATTGACCTATGGAACACCTGGTTTGGATGTTGCGCAAGTGAACGCGAGGAAGTGGCTTGGCTATGACTTGCACTTCGCGAAATAG
- a CDS encoding pirin family protein (transcript_id=CADANIAT00008076) translates to MSVPRAIRTVFLAIEQAEGAGARVRRSIGTPKLRNFSPFLMLDHFTIGKGAGFPDHPHRGQETITYLLSGGVDHEDFAGNKGTIGPGDLQFMTAGKGIMHAEMPHENEDGSPNVGMQLWVDLPKKLKMCEPRYRDLRASEIPVATVDQGRVTVKVISGQSHGVDSVRDLAYTPVWLLDVAIKPGGRITQILPVGWNAFAYTLAGTTVFGSNNSTQLVKQFHNVVFEQSGDHVEASVPDNAEEDSRFILVAGQPLDQKVVQYGPFVLTSQEEVYQAMLDYQTASNGFERVRGWEKYVWIIMMTTSNTSPHS, encoded by the exons ATGTCTGTTCCCCGCGCAATCCGCACTGTCTTCCTCGCTATCGAGCAAGCGGAAGGCGCAGGCGCTCGCGTCCGCCGTTCAATCGGCACTCCAAAGCTACGCAACTTCTCGCCATTCCTCATGCTAGATCACTTTACCATCGGCAAGGGCGCCGGCTTCCCCGACCACCCGCACCGAGGCCAAGAAACAATCACCTACTTGCTTTCTGGTGGTGTCGACCATGAAGATTTCGCAGGAAATAAGGGCACAATCGGACCGGGCGATTTGCAGTTTATGACAGCAGGCAAGGGAATCATGCATGCGGAGATGCCGCATGAGAACGAAGACGGCAGCCCCAACGTCGGCATGCAGCTGTGGGTTGATCTGCCtaagaagctgaagatgtGTGAGCCAAGGTACCGCGATTTGCGCGCGAGCGAGATTCCTGTCGCGACGGTTGACCAGGGTCGCGTGACTGTTAAGGTTATCTCCGGACAGAGCCATGGTGTTGATTCTGTACGTGATCTTGCTTACACGCCggtctggctgctggatgtGGCGATCAAGCCTGGTGGTCGGATCACCCAGATCCTCCCTGTGGGGTGGAATGCGTTTGCCTACACATTGGCTGGGACGACTGTGTTCGGTTCAAATAACTCGACACAGCTGGTGAAGCAATTCCATAATGTTGTTTTTGAGCAGAGTGGAGATCACGTCGAGGCGTCAGTGCCAGATAATGCGGAGGAGGACTCGAGATTCATCCTTGTCGCTGGGCAGCCGCTGGATCAAAAAGTTGTGCAGTACGGGCCGTTTGTGTTGACAAGTCAGGAGGAGGTCTATCAAGCTATGCTTGATTACCAGACTGCCTCAAATGGGTTCGAAAGAGTTCGGGGGTGGGAGA AATATGTATGGATTATTATGATGACGACCTCAAACACAAGTCCTCATTCGTAG